From the genome of Solanum stenotomum isolate F172 chromosome 5, ASM1918654v1, whole genome shotgun sequence:
ACAGAAAACTGGATTAGCTTTATGAGAATATCAGGATACAACAAATAACGTTATACATGAGAAGGAGTTGGCCAACGACTGAAAAGGAATGCCATGTAACCAGATCTTCCCAACGTAGAAGAGAGAGAAGCAGGAAGTAGGTGAGGTAGTATTGTTCAATGTTCATCGTTATTGATGCGGAGCCATAAAAGACCACTAACTTGACAGAATTTGATTATCACTATTGTCCGAGAAATGAATAGGGAGGGAAGTGATGAAATGATATTTAGAACTGGATCAACTTGAAGGCTTGGGAATTACAAAACGCAAACCTGCATGCCTAATTTTGGAGCACATTATCATTTCACATTACATCAAttgtaaaactaaaattttaggCAAACTAGGTCCCCCCGGGGTTTTGGTCTAGTGGTAAGACCAAAATGCGCAATGTGCAGGATAGGCCCACATCACGTGTTCAAATATTGATGTACGtaggagaagggtagaggggcatGTCCATTATCCATCGAGTTGgcatttaagtggagaagggtagaggggtaGGTCCATTATCCATCGAGTTTCAAACCTTCTACTCCTTTAGTCAGGCAAGAAAAGTTTGATTAGAGATGGTCAGACTTAATACACTCAACCCGCAGTCCGATTACTAAACGTTGCATTTTGATCAATCAAATGATACATTCCACACCGAAAACAGAAAAAAACTTGccaaaaaaaaacctaaaaatacAGTTAATATTTCATCTGCCACTTTGCTCCTATTCCAAagcataagaaaataaaagaggaaGGATGGGGATGGTGTTGAATTACAAATTGAAGATTCAACAGAAAAACAATAGTAAGATTGGCTGAACAGGAAGGAGGCTTACCAGCATTAGGATTCATTAAAATACCTAAGTTCTCTAGTTCTATTTTCCCCCTCAAATTAATGGAAAGATagcataaaattaatttaattttaatgaagCAAGTGATATGCAGCCAACTCACAATattcttcatcatcttcatcacACCATTTGTTCCAATCGACCTTGAGGTATGGAGCGGGCTTCTCTTCAGACTTCAATATTCTTGGCCACCAGCCTCTTTGCTCCTTTTGGATTGAGCAGAGGATAATTCTCGACCCAATATTAGTTTTACACCGCTGCACCAGAAAGCACTCTATGATATCAACCATGAGGATTTTCTAACCTTGAAACCATATTGTAAAGGAAGAAATATCCAGTGCAAAACACAGCTATCTACATTTACCAAACTCTAGAAGAATAAGAAATACAAGCAAAGACAACTTGAAGTCAAAAACATAGGCCAATGGGTTCACGGTCTTATACACttcccaaaagtatgacaaaTTTCTATATCCATTTATATAGTCCAAGCCCAAGGCAGAGGGTAGATCTATCTTGATGTAGATCCACCTCTGGTCATGAACCATTGCAAAAAGGTACAACAGCTATGATTGAGTAAGCCATATGCTGACTTTGTGAAACCCATTAGAAACCACAGCAATAAACCAGGCATCCTGATTCGAAACTACTACAACCCTTTTCAGCAAAACAACACCTCAATCCCAAACTAGCTATAgtcagctatatgaatccttAATATCTGTCCCAATCTATTTGTACCATCTTATTCCAATACTCAATAACATTCCCATCAATGGGACCGAGAATAATAGGTAATTCGGGATAAAAGGTATATATACTTTTAGTTACACGCGTACAATGAGCTCGTTGAAACCTCACAACAAGATTGAGGGAAAGGCAAGAAAGTTGAGCCATACCCCCCTTACTTCCCTATGGTTGACTGTGTTTTCCTCCTTTTCCCATACTTCGGAAGGAAGAGATCGCTGGTGCAATGGTAAAAGTACTCATCAGGTTCAAGCCGTGGAAACAACTTCATGCAAAAATGCAAGGTAAGGCTGCACAAACGTAAGACATGATGAGGTCCACCCCTTTCTCAAACCCCACCCCATAGCGAGAGCTTAGTGCACCGGACACTAGACAGCCCTTACTCAATAATTTGGGATTCTCCACATTTTCTAATCATATACAAATTGCTAGACAAACACCTAATATAAACATACTAACAACCCTGTTCATCATACTCAACACAATTGCTACATTTTTGTACCCTTTTTCAATAATTTAGGATTTCTCTAATATCTGTACATTTTTCACTTACATACAAATCCCTCAAACACTGACTTTAACATAAACCTACCATCAACCCATTTCATCAAACTCAACAAATTTACCACAGCCAATAAAATAAACGAAAAcccagaaagaaaaaaacaaaactttacACAAAACAGTaagaaaaacagagaaaaaaacCTCAGGAATAACATTCCCGTAAAGCTGGAGAGTGACGGAGAATGAATCGCCATTGACACCAATAGCAGAGAAATTAAAAACACCATCTGGGTCACACTTCAATGATACATCTTTAGCATCAGGCAATGATACAGTCAAGTAAACTTTCTCCGATCGCTGAGCCCAAAGTACTTCTGGTTGACGACtgcacattaattttttttcaaaattttcacaGAATACAACtcagaaagtgaaaaaaattgcaGATTATTGAAATTTATTCAAATGGGTACCTCATTTTTGCAgagaaattgaagatttcagtCGATCACCGGATCAATTGATGTCGATTTTTCTTCTGTTTTTCGAGTTTTAGAGCTcaaaattttcttcaattaGCAGTTCATAGTTGTCACTTTctctttttaactttgttttcctaatttattagccaaaataaataatcattaattcattattatatcttatattaaaaataaaataattgttcaaaatattttgtcatgCTTTTATTGTGTTTAGCCATGAGTTTTTTGCTTCTTGACCTTTATTCctttttcatatgttttgataGCTAAGCAATATTTTAATCTCTCAAGATAAGAATATAATTTGCGTAAATCTCTCAAGATAGGaatataatcatattttatctttttccaatttctatttatgaattatattggttatattattgttattattgtcgtATTACTTACACTTGAGTTGTACTATGCACTTTGactcaatataaaattaaagattatttaaaataattttgatcagAAATAAGTTATAGTAATATATGTAGAAATctcattaataataaaataagaagtttagAATGAAATAAACTATATGTATCTTCCTTTTGAACTTTAGTAAAAAGCAAATTGTATATAAGATCGAgcgattttatttttgaaaagattttcCTTTTATTAAATAAGAATACAGGTATAAAATGatatacatattaaataaagaaaaattcaagattaattGTTATTTGTATTGGGCTTTTGATTTGTACACATACTATAAGAAGATTTGACTtcacacttttttaaaaattggttCAAGTCATGTCCTATTTGTGATTGAAATTCATGTAGAAATGTCTATATAACtaaaatttaataatgtatATGAGTTATGACCGATGCgattttttataatttcaatCTCTAATATCTGAAGTTGTTTCGAAATGAGTAGACGTTGCAAGATTTCACTATCAAGAAATGGCATAAATAGTTGCTCCAAATGGGCTATTTGTGGCACTCTTCCAAGCCCATTTAATTGGAGTTTGGCCCATTAAAATTTGTGAGGCCCAATGAGGAGAATACATATTCATATTGCTCACCATTTTCATACTTAgtttttttctctcctttctTGTGAAACCCTAAACCTCGAAAAGCTTCAATGGCGGTAAGTGTTCGATCTCATTCTTCAATGGctgttttatgaattttttcttcttctccttgttGTGTTGTTGCTTTGTACTTCttcgtgtttttttttttcatctgtTGTTTCCAATTGTGCTGCTCACTGATGTTATCCTCTTCCTTCAAGCCTTAATTAACTTGTTTTTGACAAGTTTTTTGCTTTCTGAACACTGTACTGCAGCTACGCAAACTGTATTTATGCAAATTATGTATTCCTGAGCGTTTTTCGGGTgatataattttactttttagcTTATTACAAATTATGTATGAATTTGCTGCTAGATAGTTGCATTGTTACTTCTTACTGTTGCTATGGATCATAAGCTTGCGATATGTGTTGTATGTCTTGCATATTTAACGCTCTTGATCCACAATGTTTAGCATTTTGCTTCCCGAGATTCATATTAAGCTAATATAACCATAACTCCTAAaggtactttttttttcattaatttgatatgagGATAGTACTTTCTGTTTgtttttaagtatttaaaatCGAATTTTGGAATGAATGagttaatttaatttgagcTGGATTGAAAAGCTTGTCATTTGTCTAGCAGAATTACCAAGTATAAAGTATTGGTGCATCATATTTCTTAAGTGTTTGGTACTGTGAATCTTCAGTGTATTACAGAAGTTCGTATCTTGGCTAATATAATCATCATGGTTTTGTACCATTTACTCATTATGTGTGGATGGAAATACGAGTAGAGTATCACGTTATATTTAGAAACTTTGAGTTCTTATTCTGAAAATGTTATAATATTGTGTCATTGCAGACAGTACCAGTTAATCCGAAGCCTTTTTTGAACAATTTGACTGGAAAGCATGTGATGGTAAAGCTAAAGTGGGGATTAGAGTACAAAGGTACTCAGCTTCTCGGACTTGCTGATTCCTAACACTATGTTATTCATTATGGTTTTTGAGAACTAGACTTGTGCATTCATTATTTAACTAAGCTCatttattttgtcttctctTTCAAGGGTATTTGGTCTCTGTGGATTCATACATGAACTTGCAGGTACTACTGTTAATTTGAGT
Proteins encoded in this window:
- the LOC125866112 gene encoding co-chaperone protein p23-2 isoform X2 produces the protein MSRQPEVLWAQRSEKVYLTVSLPDAKDVSLKCDPDGVFNFSAIGVNGDSFSVTLQLYGNVIPERCKTNIGSRIILCSIQKEQRGWWPRILKSEEKPAPYLKVDWNKWCDEDDEEYSDSDDGGVAYTGDDDESSDDGGMLYLPDLEKARGN
- the LOC125866112 gene encoding co-chaperone protein p23-2 isoform X1; translation: MCSRQPEVLWAQRSEKVYLTVSLPDAKDVSLKCDPDGVFNFSAIGVNGDSFSVTLQLYGNVIPERCKTNIGSRIILCSIQKEQRGWWPRILKSEEKPAPYLKVDWNKWCDEDDEEYSDSDDGGVAYTGDDDESSDDGGMLYLPDLEKARGN
- the LOC125865131 gene encoding probable small nuclear ribonucleoprotein F; protein product: MATVPVNPKPFLNNLTGKHVMVKLKWGLEYKGYLVSVDSYMNLQLANAEEFTDGVSSGSLGEILIRCNNVLYLRGVPEDEELEDADRD